The genomic DNA aaacgggtcacaggagtgcaaaaagaaGAGTACTTctttgatccataggagaagtatggacAAAATAGTTTTGGCCCTAATTCTCCTTTAAAAAGTTTACATACAGTTTCACCTGATAATTATATTATTGTGTACATTCACAATCACTGGAAGTGGACCTAGTATATTCCTATTTCTTCAATGTCTACCTTTTAACAATAACATATATAAATTATACTGGTTCATTTAGTTATTATGCTTCATTTCGTATTTACTGAAAGCAAGCGTAATTAAAGAACCATCCAGTGTTAAAGTAGCCAGCAAAGGACCAGTCTGGTAGGGACTACTTACTGAATGTAGTTCTGGTATACAATATGGTCAGAATAAGAGCTTCATACATGTACTTAGTACATGCTTGCACTCTGGACCAAAAGGAGTGTACTGAGGCAGACAGACTACCAAGGCAATCAATACTCCCTAGCACTGTGCTGCAATAAACTAGATGTGTGCTGCAGTGGGATTGATTTTTATGAAAttagaaaagaaacagaaaaaaatcaaAGCCTTTCATAACAAGGACTAATTATATTTTTTAGACAAGACCTCCAGATTTTATTAGTTGATTTCTGTGTCCCTGGTGGTGAAGATATAGACTCCATATACTGTACCCACACTGTTCAAAATTTCTGTCTCAAGAAATCGTCTAGCAATGTGGCTAATATTAGCACAAGCACAAACTCTTTGCCTTAATGTGTTTATCCTATAGATCagtctttctcaaactttttatacCAAAGGAACCatttaaataattttcaggtctcagggaacccctgataaaataaTTTCATCAGGGGTCATtggaaaatgtcccttacattggtggttaatgggaagaatgtcctctttacagtggtggtcagaataccATCTTTACAGACAGCTATAAAGATCATTGCTCATCCTCTGGCTTTGCCTAGAGGCATTGGATCTGGAACTATTCAGGTACCATCAGAATGGAGGTCAATCAGCTAAAGCCCAAAGGACCCCAGACAACCTCTGGAGGAGCCCTTGTGTTCTatagaactctggttgagaatgttGAAGATTCTAGGGATGAGCGCTGATAAGAGCTCCTGTGCATCTCCCAACCAGGTGCTAACTTCAAGGAGTTTATCCCCGCTCAGCTCGCCGCAATGAACATTTAAACAAGGCCACACACTGGTGTTGGTAAACCATTAGTATTTTATGAAGCCAGACTGGCTTACTATATAGTCCCAGTCTGTGGCGATACTCCTCTGGTGCATTTCACCACaacagggcttaatcatagaggttgAGAATGTCTGCTATAGACTGTTAATTTTGTTATGGTGGAAATGGGAGCAGGAAGGCTGAACCccaggaaaaacaaaaaacttatTTTGCAGTGGGGCTCCCTCTGTACTACTAGAGTTAAATGCATGCTTATGTCTAAGGTACCAGTTAAAGAGACTTTTGCTTACCTTACCCCTGGCTCCCTTGGAAGCCGACACTCAATACCTCTTCCTCACACTCCGGGTTGTGGGTGGTCCCTCAGCATTCTCATGGACAATATAGAGCTATTGGCCCTGCATTGTATTAATGACGTTCAGAGTGTGACCACTGTAGTGCCTTAGAGAAGAGATTGCAGGTGCTGGTCTTTAAGCATGGAGGGAGCCTGTGGAAGCAAGTGGTTAGGTAAGTAAACGTTCCCTTTACTGGTACCTTTGgcataaatgagcatttaacccttgcagcaaaGTGGAAGCGTGTCTGcaagcgttttttttgtttttaccggAGTTCAGGTTTAATAGTCTGCCAGTCACACACTGAACATTTAGTAAGAAATGTAACTTACCTTTGCTTTCCCTTTATTTCACTGGTACCAGCAGATATCCTGTCTAGAGGAGACCCAAAACCAGAAAAGCTTCTCTTTTTCTTTGTCTCAATCACATCATTTTCAAGAGAGACCAGCTCATCTAATAGTAAGAGTTTAGCTGCCAGATCAGCTGATTTCTCTTCATTCGATACTGATCGCTGTCCAACATCCAAAACAATCGGAGAGTCAAATCTCTGTAATGTAAAACACAAAAATATCAGAATGAAGATTATGGTGAACTCTGAGAAGAGGGGCTGAAACTTTTCTTGGATGCTTACCCTGACAAATGTATCCATTTCTAAAATTCCCCCTAAAACAAGCAGTGCATTTCCTAGAATATGaaggtgcctaggcactcctgtgcctacagcctcatagctgtatatctgcagcatgagatctaaggcactgctgcctctgcatCTCAGGAGATTTGAAGAGAAATTTGATGATGTCAGTACTGTGCTGCACTTTCCTGGACATGAAGCTGGACCCAAGGACCTGGAGTGTGAGGTCATTCATTCTAGATTCTTCATTCTTAGATGTGTGCCTTGTGCACCTCTATTGCTGCTTCTTGACTTTccccccaccagtcatcagatcatcaatcatcgggggggggggggggggggggcagatttaaTATGAGGAAAGCCCTGTCTGTACTAAGAAGGCCACTTCCACAAAAAGACAGTACAGACCAAAGCATGGTAAGCCAGTAATGAGGAAAAACAGTTGAATGCTTCTGACATTCATAAAACAGAGATTTTATAAACACACCCCCCTTACTGTGATCAGATAATTTCATTTGTTGTTATTGGTTATTGTACTTTGCACATCACTTTTGCTATTTAAACTGTCTTGTTTAAAAACTATTATTTCTTACATGTATATTATTTCATAAATATAGCACACATATTGTAACAGTTACCAATACTACGTTCTAGTTTCAAAGAGAGCCTGTGATTTGATTACATGTGAAATATGGGAGTTGCCTTTGCTGACTTGGTGTTTAGAAGTACAGGTTCTGGGGCACTTATTCTAATTAAGGTATCACTACCTAATGAGTCACAGATCTGGAACaaggatttaaaaaatatttttggttttgtgtcCACTCTGACTTCAGTACTGCATTTACGATAGACACAGGTGCTTGTGTTAGGTCTCTGCCCCCGTATGCTTACTCATTGGCAAAACAAAGCTGGTTATGTGGCTCTGCATTTGTGAATGGGCAAGGGTAGACACACAATACCAGCACTAGTTTCTATCATGCATGCATCGCTGATGTAGGCAGGGGTGCCTAAAGTAAAGCGGGAATCTTTATAAGCTTTGTAAAGAAATCAAACATTAAATGATTACACTGTAGAGGTGAACACTTATTTCTCTAAAACTAAGAATATGATGATGCCCAGAGTTGGAGTTTGGCTGTTAATTACATAAGACATATGTGCAAGAAATTTTTtcaattaataaaaacatattcttTACTACTTACTGCCCTACCTCTGTAGAAGCCTTAGTGAAGCCAGTCCACTGCAGTAGAGTAACAGCGAGGAAAAGGTAGACACTCATATTACTCCAGTCCAACATCTGTAAATTAAACAGCAAATGTCAGATCAAATGTCAGATCATTTTTCTGCTTTAACACACAAGTGTCAGCCTTTAAAGTAACAAATGGTAGAAATACAGTAAACCATTACCATATTTGTAACATTACTTTTTAAACTCTAACaaagcagggcaaagcaacaggattGCAGGTCAAATCAAAATGGTTAACTGCAATCAGATCACAAAAATGATACTTTCCCACTGGTTGCCCTGGGTTAATGCACTTTTCACATCATCACTGGACTTTTTACTAATTAAGCTTTGCTTTGATTTTAGTGTTATTCTTTTGGGTGGGGTGAAAAATCatccaaaacaaaattaataaagaaaacaaTATTATATGCTAAAAATAttcaaaactgggggggggggttgatttactaacggaatattggcatgcattaaaaaggggattaattccagagataaaaagataattctcctgctctataagaccctggtccagctgcacctagagtatgctgtccagttctgggcaccagtcctcaggaaggatgtgctggaaatggagcgagtacaaagaagggcaacaaagctaataaagggtctggaggatatgaggaaaggttgcgagaactgaacttattctctctggagaagagacgcttgaaaggggatatgatttcaatatacaaataccatactggtacccccacaatagggataaaaaaattcacggaagggagtttaacaagacacgtggccactcattaaaattagaagaaaagaggtttgaccttaaactgcgtaaagggttctttactgtaagagcggcaaggatgtggaattctcttccacaggtggtggtctcagtggggggcattgatagtttaaaaaaactattagataagcacc from Aquarana catesbeiana isolate 2022-GZ linkage group LG04, ASM4218655v1, whole genome shotgun sequence includes the following:
- the OSTN gene encoding osteocrin, whose amino-acid sequence is MLDWSNMSVYLFLAVTLLQWTGFTKASTERFDSPIVLDVGQRSVSNEEKSADLAAKLLLLDELVSLENDVIETKKKRSFSGFGSPLDRISAGTSEIKGKQRKVVDLTKRRFGIPIDRIGMNRLANARG